A DNA window from Calditrichota bacterium contains the following coding sequences:
- a CDS encoding T9SS type A sorting domain-containing protein → MKTRKLLFAVIILFSVFLLNSKIAAQHSLLQEEFASPDFSTPQHINNHVFNFFHHSSGANLLDDGLQSALTNLGYHLHSRINTTYEYENNNTDYRHWYKRFQRELGIKVGDHYYRYLGPDAEGNPLTGEQIDDDYRDFMLNYYEFNAERMDIIMFKPCYPGSEISDYDTQYDGSGENNGYGNVTGGTPHSDNGTNNFTYLNSGNSVDDVYTNDFWTHGYWDSPSSSLAQLKCAYRGMLNIFVDHPDILFIAMQGPPLVWLSDESANDCREFARWLREDWLHQYDPKGLDQFQDYPLKNVVPFDFHNSIAWTGNDANLDDEYFWFLEGGMPDNAMDNSDPEKIGRSASSEDHPDTWLNQRVATIFCGGTDTFSPSHTGHSAQNYYSWINAVVNRWEKTTSPVSVEFVSFAGIVRNNSVVLNWQTATESNNFGFEIQRESKTNQVFQKIAFLPANDFEKIYNYEDKNLTSGIYQYRLKQIDLDGSFQFSPSISVNVGVAKNFSIDGNFPNPFNSQTMINYSLAKNSKVKILVFDMLGRRVRTLVEDYEFAGAHQILWNGCDNFHRPVESGIYWLVLSVENGRKLTHKLIVLK, encoded by the coding sequence ATGAAAACTCGCAAACTTCTGTTCGCGGTGATTATCCTTTTTTCCGTATTTCTTCTCAACTCAAAAATTGCCGCTCAACATTCTCTGTTGCAGGAGGAATTCGCCTCGCCGGATTTTTCCACGCCGCAGCACATCAACAACCACGTTTTTAATTTCTTCCACCATTCCAGCGGCGCCAACTTGCTCGACGACGGACTGCAAAGCGCTCTGACTAATCTGGGCTATCATCTCCACAGTAGAATTAACACCACCTATGAATACGAAAACAACAACACCGATTACCGCCACTGGTACAAAAGATTTCAGCGGGAATTGGGCATCAAAGTCGGAGATCATTACTACCGCTATTTGGGCCCGGACGCCGAAGGCAACCCTCTCACCGGCGAGCAGATCGACGATGATTACCGTGATTTTATGCTCAATTATTATGAATTCAACGCGGAGAGAATGGACATCATCATGTTTAAGCCCTGCTATCCGGGATCAGAAATTTCCGACTACGACACCCAATACGATGGCAGCGGAGAAAATAATGGCTACGGCAACGTCACTGGCGGCACCCCGCATTCCGACAACGGGACAAATAATTTCACTTATCTCAATTCCGGCAACTCTGTCGATGACGTTTACACAAACGATTTTTGGACGCACGGCTACTGGGACTCCCCGTCTTCCTCGCTGGCGCAGCTCAAATGCGCCTACCGCGGCATGCTTAATATTTTTGTCGATCATCCGGATATTTTGTTCATCGCCATGCAGGGGCCGCCCCTGGTCTGGCTGTCCGATGAATCGGCTAATGATTGCCGGGAATTTGCCCGCTGGCTGCGCGAAGATTGGCTGCACCAATACGATCCCAAAGGACTTGATCAATTTCAGGATTATCCGCTCAAGAATGTCGTACCGTTCGATTTTCACAATTCCATCGCCTGGACCGGCAACGACGCTAATCTGGACGATGAATATTTCTGGTTTTTAGAAGGCGGCATGCCGGACAATGCCATGGACAATTCCGATCCGGAAAAAATAGGCCGCAGTGCCAGCAGCGAGGATCATCCGGACACTTGGTTAAATCAGCGGGTGGCAACTATTTTTTGCGGCGGCACGGACACATTCAGCCCATCGCATACGGGACACTCAGCGCAAAATTATTACTCCTGGATAAACGCTGTCGTTAATCGCTGGGAAAAAACCACCTCTCCGGTTTCGGTAGAGTTTGTCTCTTTTGCCGGAATTGTGAGAAACAACTCCGTCGTCTTAAATTGGCAAACGGCGACGGAAAGCAACAATTTCGGCTTTGAGATTCAAAGAGAAAGCAAAACAAATCAAGTTTTTCAAAAAATTGCCTTTCTGCCCGCAAATGATTTTGAAAAAATTTACAATTATGAGGACAAAAATCTCACATCCGGTATTTACCAATATCGCCTCAAGCAGATCGACCTCGACGGCAGCTTTCAATTTTCGCCATCGATTTCAGTCAACGTCGGTGTCGCAAAAAATTTTTCCATCGATGGCAATTTTCCCAATCCGTTCAATTCACAAACAATGATTAATTACAGTCTGGCGAAAAACAGCAAAGTCAAAATTCTCGTTTTTGACATGTTGGGTCGTCGGGTTAGGACGTTAGTTGAAGACTACGAATTCGCCGGCGCCCACCAGATTCTTTGGAACGGTTGCGACAACTTTCATCGTCCGGTGGAATCAGGAATTTACTGGCTGGTTTTATCAGTTGAAAACGGGAGAAAATTGACGCACAAATTGATTGTGCTGAAATAG